The genomic interval CTTGCGAGCGATATCCACCGTGATCATCTCGTCTTCGCGAACGATGACTTCGTCCGTGATCGGATTCACAATGTTCTGCCGACTGACACGACCACGAATCGCGTCAGCCAGGCTGACTTCGACTTTCTCGCCTCGATAGACCACACCGCGGGTAATCCCCTTGGTGGTTCCGCAGTCATGCGAAGTGACGACCATGTTCTGGCAGATGTCTGCGAGCTTACGGGTCAAGTAACCGCTGTCTGCCGTCTTCAAAGCAGTATCGGCCAGACCCTTACGCGCACCGTGCGTCGAGCTGAAGTATTCCAGCACCGACAGACCTTCGCGGAAGTTCGCCTTAATCGGGGTTTCGATGATTTCGCCGCTTGGCTTGGCCATCAAACCACGCATCCCGGCAAGCTGTCGGATCTGCTCCTGACCCCCTCGAGCACCCGAGTCGGCCATCAGATACACGGGGTTCACATAGTGCCCGTTATCACGATGGTCGTTCTTGAACGCTTCCATCATCGCGATCTTGATTTGATCGCTGGCATGCGTCCAGGTATCGAGAACCTGTTCATACCGTTCCTTGGCCGTGATCACACCCTTCTCATACAGCTTCTGCTTCTTGAGAACCGTGGCCTCGGCAGCCAGAATCACCTTTTCCTTGTTGTCCGGAGTCTTCAGATCGCTGGCGGCGAACGACAGACCACTGCGGGTCGATTCCCGGAAGCCAACTTCCTTCATCCGGTCAAGCAGCTTGATCGTTTGACGTCGTCCCAACTCCAGGTAGCAGTCGGAAATGACGTTCGCCAAATCCTTGTTCTTCATCGTCTGGTTGTAGAACGCCATCTTCGGAGGAAGGATGTCGTTGAACATGATCCGCCCGACGCTGGTCTCGACGACGCCACCCAAGGTGTAATCGTCCGAACCTTCGCCCTTGACGCGTTTGTCCTTCGGCATCCGAACCTTGATCGCGGTGTGCAGCGTGACCTTGCCCAACAAAAAGGCCGTGTGCACTTCTTGCGTCGAGGCAAAGATCATCCCATCACCAGGCCGGTCGGCCTTCTTCAATGTGACGTAGTAGCAACCCATCACGATATCTTGTGACGGACTGATGATCGGGGCACCGTTCGACGGACTGAAGATGTTATTGGTCGACATCATCAGGGTCGTGGCTTCGACTTGAGCTTCGATCGACAGCGGCAAGTGCACAGCCATCTGATCGCCGTCGAAGTCGGCGTTAAAGCCCTTACACACCAGCGGGTGAATTCGAATGGCGTTTCCTTCGACCAGGATTGGTTCGAACGCCTGAATACCCATTCGGTGCAGCGTGGGAGCTCGGTTCAACAACACCGGATGATTGGTGATGACCTCTTCGAGAATATCCCACACCTCTTCGTCACGTCGTTCCAGCATTCGCTTGGCGCTCTTGATGGTATCGGCGTGGCCGAGTTCCTTGAGCCGACGAATGATGAACGGCTGGTACAGTTCGAGCGCGATCTTTTTCGGCAGACCACACTGATGCAGTTCCAGGTTCGGACCGACGACGATCACGCTTCGGGCGGAATAGTCGACGCGCTTACCCAGCAGGTTCTCGCGGAACCGCCCCTGCTTACCCTTGATCATGTCGGTCAAGGATTTCAGAGGACGGTTCGACGACCCCAGCACTGGTCGCTTACAACGATTATTATCAAACAACGCATCCACCGATTGCTGCAGCATGCGCTTTTCGTTGCGCACGATGACTTCGGGGGCATTGAGGTCAACCAGTTTTTTCAACCGGTTGTTGCGGTTGATAATACGACGATACAGGTCGTTCAAATCGCTCGTTGCGAAGTTACCTGAATCGAGCAAAACCAACGGCCGCAAATCCGGCGGGATCACGGGAACGCAGTCCAGTACCATCCATTCGGGCTTGTTGTCGCTGTCGCGCAGTGCTTCGGCGATCTTGAGCCGCTTGATCAGCTCTTTCTTCTTCTGCTGGCTGGATGTCTTCTTCAGCTCAATGCGGAGCTGCTCCGAGAGCTCCCGCAGATTCAACCCGGTCAGCAACTTCTTGACAGCATCGGCACCCATTTCGATTTCGAAGGTGCCTTCGCCATACTTCGCCCGAGCCTGACGCGCTTCTTCTTCCGTCAGCAACTGCCCCTTCCGCAGCGGGGTATCGCCGGGGTCGAGAACGATGTAATCCTGGAAGTAGACGACCTTTTCCAGCGCGGTCGTCTTCACATTCAGCAAGGCACCCAGACGGCTGGGCATCGACTTGAAGAACCAGATATGGACGACGGGCGCCGCCAGTTCGATATGCCCCATGCGCTTGCGACGCACACGACTGTGGGTGACCTTCACGCCGCAGCGATCGCAGATCATCCCTTTGTACTTCATCCCGCGATATTTACCGCAAGCGCATTCCCAGTCCTTTTCAGGCCCAAAGATCCGCTCGCAGAACAAACCGTCACGCTCGGGGCGATAGGTTCGGTAGTTGATGGTTTCTGGCTTTTTGACTTCGCCAAAGGACCAGCCGCGGATGTCTTGCGGACTGGCCAAACCAATCTTGATTGCTGAATACTCGTTGACGCGATCGTATGTGGTTTCACCGACGCTCACGGCGTGCTCCTTCGTTTGGCAGGCGGGAAGTCGAATTGTTCGGACGTTGAAAGCGGCCTGAATCGTCGGCCGGCTCAA from Schlesneria paludicola DSM 18645 carries:
- the rpoC gene encoding DNA-directed RNA polymerase subunit beta'; amino-acid sequence: MSVGETTYDRVNEYSAIKIGLASPQDIRGWSFGEVKKPETINYRTYRPERDGLFCERIFGPEKDWECACGKYRGMKYKGMICDRCGVKVTHSRVRRKRMGHIELAAPVVHIWFFKSMPSRLGALLNVKTTALEKVVYFQDYIVLDPGDTPLRKGQLLTEEEARQARAKYGEGTFEIEMGADAVKKLLTGLNLRELSEQLRIELKKTSSQQKKKELIKRLKIAEALRDSDNKPEWMVLDCVPVIPPDLRPLVLLDSGNFATSDLNDLYRRIINRNNRLKKLVDLNAPEVIVRNEKRMLQQSVDALFDNNRCKRPVLGSSNRPLKSLTDMIKGKQGRFRENLLGKRVDYSARSVIVVGPNLELHQCGLPKKIALELYQPFIIRRLKELGHADTIKSAKRMLERRDEEVWDILEEVITNHPVLLNRAPTLHRMGIQAFEPILVEGNAIRIHPLVCKGFNADFDGDQMAVHLPLSIEAQVEATTLMMSTNNIFSPSNGAPIISPSQDIVMGCYYVTLKKADRPGDGMIFASTQEVHTAFLLGKVTLHTAIKVRMPKDKRVKGEGSDDYTLGGVVETSVGRIMFNDILPPKMAFYNQTMKNKDLANVISDCYLELGRRQTIKLLDRMKEVGFRESTRSGLSFAASDLKTPDNKEKVILAAEATVLKKQKLYEKGVITAKERYEQVLDTWTHASDQIKIAMMEAFKNDHRDNGHYVNPVYLMADSGARGGQEQIRQLAGMRGLMAKPSGEIIETPIKANFREGLSVLEYFSSTHGARKGLADTALKTADSGYLTRKLADICQNMVVTSHDCGTTKGITRGVVYRGEKVEVSLADAIRGRVSRQNIVNPITDEVIVREDEMITVDIARKIEEMGLEKIQVRSPMTCESDLGMCRLCYGMDLSTGSLVEEGLAVGIIAAQSIGEPGTQLTMRTFHIGGVAIKDIQESEIKSRRAGHVRLARIRSVVNADGKSVVLGRNGEILVVDSKDRELERYTVPTGAVLQVAENENVAVGQVLCTWDQHSIPILCEVGGRVRFEDLIEGQSIRSEKDPSGNIRKTVIEHKGDLHPQIVLEDSTGKILDFYYLPERASIEVLEGQQISAGTVLAKNPRETSGTQDITGGLPRVTELFEARKPKEPAIIAEIDGEVELVAEKKRGKRIIIVRGADGTEKEHVIPHGKQLLVHAKDQVRAGDALVRGPLVPHDILRVSGEEAVQQYLLHEIQTVYRSQRVVIDDKHIEIVLSQMLRKLKVEDVGDTVMLPGVLVDRFEFRKMNQKLQSSGRVSDPGDSEFHEGDVVPLETIEQVNREIEGSNGSLIKTAKPKPANASTQLLGITKAAVQSDSFISAASFQETTKVLTEAAIAGKIDNLVGLKENVILGHLIPAGTGFQLHQQSEVKIKPEALAEIYAERDRILAARANLLNEPDLTNTMTDNK